The following proteins are encoded in a genomic region of Desulfovibrio sp. TomC:
- a CDS encoding hydrogenase iron-sulfur subunit translates to MPVLTGKELRIVGFLCNWCSYGGADTAGVGRFNQPTDLRIIRVPCSGRIDPLFIAKTLIGGADGVLVSGCHPRDCHYAEGNFYARRRLEVLKRFLPILGIDPGRFDYTWVSASEGQRWQKVVTVFTEQIHALGPAPRFDAVAPELLAKVAGAISQGGNRVAA, encoded by the coding sequence ATGCCAGTCCTGACCGGCAAGGAACTGCGGATCGTCGGATTCCTGTGCAACTGGTGCTCCTACGGCGGCGCGGATACGGCAGGCGTTGGACGCTTCAACCAGCCCACCGACCTGCGGATCATCCGCGTGCCCTGCTCGGGCCGCATCGATCCCCTGTTCATCGCCAAAACCCTGATAGGCGGCGCTGACGGCGTGCTGGTCTCCGGCTGCCACCCGCGCGACTGCCACTACGCCGAAGGCAACTTCTACGCCCGTCGGCGTCTGGAAGTCCTCAAGCGCTTTCTGCCTATCCTCGGCATCGACCCGGGCCGGTTCGACTACACCTGGGTCTCGGCCTCGGAAGGCCAGCGGTGGCAGAAAGTGGTGACCGTGTTCACTGAACAGATTCACGCCCTGGGACCGGCGCCGCGCTTTGATGCCGTGGCTCCGGAACTTTTGGCCAAGGTCGCCGGGGCCATCAGCCAAGGAGGCAACCGTGTCGCGGCTTGA
- a CDS encoding FAD/NAD(P)-binding protein, producing MTDPFNPYLPEVATILETVQETHNIMTFRVRFDDEAKMAAFKFGPGQVGQLSAPGIGESTFVINSPPTRMDYLQFSVMRTGEVTSKLHNLVAGDKVGVRAPLGKPFPVEDMKGKDIVFVGGGIGMAPLRTLFLYMLDNRADFGKIRLLYGARSPLDMAFSAELPEWTSRKDIETTLTIDREADGWEHKVGLIPNVLLEMAPSAENCVAITCGPPIMIKFTLEALKKLNFPDEQILTTLEKRMKCGIGICGRCNIGTSYVCVDGPVYTYAQLKALPNEL from the coding sequence ATGACCGATCCGTTCAATCCCTATCTGCCGGAAGTGGCCACCATCCTGGAGACCGTCCAGGAGACGCATAACATCATGACCTTCCGGGTGCGCTTCGACGATGAAGCCAAGATGGCCGCGTTCAAATTCGGACCCGGCCAGGTCGGGCAGCTCTCGGCCCCGGGCATCGGCGAATCCACCTTTGTCATCAACTCGCCCCCCACCCGCATGGACTACCTCCAGTTCTCGGTCATGCGCACCGGCGAAGTGACTTCCAAGCTGCACAACCTCGTGGCCGGCGACAAGGTCGGCGTGCGGGCTCCCCTGGGCAAGCCCTTCCCGGTCGAAGACATGAAGGGCAAGGACATCGTGTTCGTCGGCGGCGGCATCGGCATGGCCCCGCTGCGCACGCTGTTCCTGTACATGCTCGACAACCGGGCCGACTTCGGCAAGATCCGCCTGCTCTACGGCGCGCGTTCGCCGCTGGACATGGCCTTTTCCGCCGAGCTGCCCGAGTGGACCTCGCGCAAGGATATCGAAACCACGCTGACCATCGACCGCGAGGCCGACGGCTGGGAACACAAGGTGGGCCTTATCCCCAACGTGCTCCTGGAAATGGCTCCTTCGGCCGAGAACTGCGTGGCCATCACCTGCGGTCCGCCGATCATGATCAAGTTCACCCTGGAAGCGCTCAAAAAGCTCAACTTCCCGGATGAGCAGATTCTGACCACCTTGGAAAAACGCATGAAATGCGGCATCGGCATCTGCGGCCGGTGCAACATCGGCACGAGCTACGTCTGCGTGGACGGACCGGTGTACACCTACGCCCAGCTCAAGGCCCTGCCCAACGAATTATAA
- a CDS encoding ferritin-like domain-containing protein, translating to MARFFSASDIVGTAIEIERRGRNVYIKSAAAAKNPDVKKFLEFFAGEEARHLAIFEGMAGRIDKIELPAGSNEEEYMEYVQALLDSHALFCGGAPEKDLADAADAVAAIELASRFEKDTILYFREMMDLMPEAESGIVKQVLDEERGHLRQLRGMLATLRRNA from the coding sequence ATGGCACGCTTTTTCAGCGCCAGCGACATCGTCGGCACGGCCATTGAGATTGAGCGTCGCGGCCGCAATGTTTACATCAAGTCCGCTGCCGCCGCGAAGAATCCGGACGTCAAAAAGTTCCTGGAATTCTTTGCCGGCGAGGAAGCCCGCCACTTGGCCATCTTCGAGGGCATGGCCGGACGCATCGACAAGATCGAGCTCCCGGCCGGCAGCAACGAGGAAGAATACATGGAGTATGTCCAGGCCCTGCTCGACTCCCACGCGCTGTTTTGCGGCGGAGCCCCCGAGAAAGACCTGGCCGACGCCGCCGACGCCGTTGCCGCCATCGAACTGGCCTCGCGCTTCGAGAAAGACACCATCCTCTACTTTCGGGAGATGATGGATCTTATGCCGGAGGCCGAGTCCGGCATCGTCAAGCAGGTTCTCGACGAGGAACGCGGCCACCTGCGCCAGTTGCGCGGGATGCTCGCCACCCTGCGTCGCAACGCCTAA
- a CDS encoding two-component system sensor histidine kinase NtrB: MSAAAGGDEKSRDATDQPAITRVQDRLLPGSRHSMPFRRLTLDVARDGRESFMTPSRLRTPLPRRSLEPHTGDALPQPPSLEDLIGIEHSKLGFYQELRQKVEELKDAHQESELRRQEIAAILDGITDIMMVLTKDLRIISVNHVFHELFDVPRPEGQHCYKLFRQSAKPCPECPAHRSFRSNAVCRCMGTFKIHGVARRFEMVASPIHNPDSPESRILIFKRDVTMEHEYQANYYQAEKMATIGMLAAGVAHEINNPLTAVYGLAEGIRRRLPSIESAVDGELYDDVAEYTETILMECRRCRDIVRSMLSFSRPHTLAFSPVSLNEVVVDTLNILKRRLDECAAAGLRLTVNIHQGLPTVPGDEAQLKQVLLNLLVNSMDAVEGDGEITITTHPENDNTVNLSVEDTGRGIPPENMDKLFNPFFTTKPVGKGLGIGLSTCYSIVREHHGVIEVASEVGIGTHFTVKLPLDSGHPSE, encoded by the coding sequence ATGTCTGCGGCAGCAGGAGGGGATGAAAAATCCCGGGACGCAACAGACCAACCGGCCATAACCAGGGTCCAGGACCGGCTGTTGCCCGGCTCCAGACACTCCATGCCGTTTCGGCGGCTCACCCTTGACGTGGCCCGCGACGGCCGTGAATCGTTCATGACGCCCTCGCGGTTGCGGACCCCCTTGCCCAGACGTTCCCTGGAACCCCACACCGGCGATGCCCTGCCCCAACCTCCGTCTCTGGAAGACCTGATCGGCATCGAGCACAGCAAGCTCGGGTTTTATCAGGAACTGCGCCAGAAGGTGGAGGAACTCAAGGACGCCCACCAGGAATCGGAATTGCGCCGCCAGGAGATTGCCGCCATCCTCGACGGCATCACCGACATCATGATGGTGCTCACCAAGGACCTGCGTATTATTTCCGTCAACCACGTCTTTCACGAACTCTTCGACGTGCCCCGCCCCGAAGGGCAGCACTGCTACAAACTGTTCCGGCAAAGCGCCAAGCCCTGCCCCGAATGCCCGGCCCATCGCTCGTTCCGCTCCAATGCCGTTTGCCGCTGCATGGGCACCTTTAAAATCCACGGCGTGGCCCGGCGCTTTGAAATGGTGGCTTCGCCCATCCACAATCCCGACAGCCCGGAATCGCGCATCCTCATCTTCAAGCGCGATGTGACCATGGAGCACGAATACCAGGCCAACTATTATCAGGCCGAAAAAATGGCCACCATCGGGATGCTGGCCGCCGGCGTGGCCCACGAAATCAACAACCCCCTGACGGCGGTGTACGGGCTGGCCGAGGGCATCCGCCGCCGCCTGCCGTCCATCGAGTCGGCCGTTGACGGCGAACTCTACGACGACGTGGCCGAATACACCGAAACCATCCTCATGGAATGCCGCCGCTGCCGCGACATCGTGCGTTCCATGCTGTCCTTTTCCCGGCCGCACACCCTGGCCTTTTCGCCGGTCAGCTTAAACGAAGTGGTCGTTGACACGCTCAATATCTTAAAGCGCCGCCTGGACGAATGCGCCGCCGCCGGCCTGCGCCTCACCGTCAACATCCACCAGGGCCTGCCCACCGTGCCCGGCGACGAGGCCCAGCTCAAGCAGGTCCTGCTCAACTTGCTCGTCAACTCCATGGACGCCGTGGAGGGCGACGGCGAAATCACCATCACCACGCATCCGGAAAACGACAACACCGTCAACCTCTCGGTGGAAGACACCGGACGCGGGATCCCGCCGGAGAATATGGACAAGCTTTTCAACCCCTTTTTCACGACCAAGCCCGTGGGCAAGGGTCTGGGCATCGGCCTTTCCACCTGCTACAGCATCGTGCGCGAACACCACGGGGTCATCGAAGTGGCCAGCGAAGTCGGCATTGGCACGCACTTTACCGTGAAACTCCCCCTGGATAGCGGGCATCCCAGTGAATAG
- a CDS encoding 4Fe-4S dicluster domain-containing protein, translating into MSRLEELKTRIKEALPGLECVIGWQKGYDALHNTPLFMRSDADVDKLEWGALNVHNPAVYLPTMAGKKVGVVVKGCDSRSVVELLQEKLIDRDNVVIFSTGCDGVVDLSKVKAKLVAAGVSAGNAEKVVTDGKTVAVTAGGQTVAMAMADVAADKCLRCQFPNAVLADVFVGDPAPQPTASPSGNADLDALDAMSVADRMAFWRYHMDRCIRCYACRNACPMCVCRDHCIAQSREPHWLSQDDSTTEKLMFQVVHAMHLAGRCTECGECQRACPMDIPVLALKKHLNRTIHDLFDYQAGVDVAAIPPLLQFKLEEDNIKERGW; encoded by the coding sequence GTGTCGCGGCTTGAGGAACTCAAAACCCGCATCAAGGAGGCCCTGCCCGGCCTTGAATGCGTCATCGGTTGGCAAAAGGGCTACGACGCCCTGCACAACACCCCGCTGTTCATGCGAAGCGATGCCGACGTGGACAAGCTCGAGTGGGGCGCGCTCAATGTCCACAACCCCGCCGTCTACCTGCCGACCATGGCCGGCAAGAAGGTCGGCGTGGTGGTCAAGGGCTGCGATTCGCGCTCTGTGGTGGAACTGCTTCAGGAAAAACTCATTGACCGCGACAACGTCGTGATCTTCTCCACCGGCTGCGACGGCGTGGTGGATCTCTCCAAGGTCAAGGCCAAACTGGTTGCGGCCGGGGTTTCGGCCGGCAACGCCGAAAAGGTGGTCACTGACGGCAAGACCGTCGCAGTCACTGCCGGCGGCCAGACCGTGGCCATGGCCATGGCCGACGTGGCGGCCGACAAGTGCCTGCGCTGCCAGTTCCCCAACGCCGTGCTGGCCGACGTCTTTGTCGGCGACCCGGCCCCGCAGCCTACGGCCAGCCCGAGCGGCAACGCCGACCTCGACGCCCTGGACGCCATGAGCGTGGCCGACCGCATGGCCTTTTGGCGCTACCACATGGACCGCTGCATCCGCTGCTACGCCTGCCGCAATGCCTGCCCCATGTGCGTGTGCCGCGACCACTGCATCGCCCAGAGCCGGGAACCGCATTGGCTGTCCCAGGACGATTCGACGACGGAAAAGCTCATGTTCCAGGTCGTCCACGCCATGCACTTGGCCGGGCGCTGTACGGAATGCGGCGAATGCCAGCGGGCCTGCCCCATGGATATTCCGGTTTTGGCCCTGAAAAAGCATTTGAACCGCACCATCCACGACCTGTTCGATTACCAGGCCGGCGTCGATGTGGCTGCCATCCCGCCGCTTTTGCAGTTCAAGCTCGAGGAAGACAACATCAAGGAGCGAGGCTGGTAA
- a CDS encoding sigma-54-dependent transcriptional regulator — protein MNSSYCVLVVDDEPSIGKLLLKELTTPARAVHVAASAREAKELLAKNEYEVAVLDIRLPDANGLELMVELRQRQEDLETILITGHGAIDTAVEAMKLGAFDYVTKPFNLAELELLIERAYQRTYLRRENRRLRHFQGQTPPVQLVGNSPAIKQVRYLIEKVAPTEVPVLITGESGAGKEVAAHLIQTLSKRADKPFFIKNCATLQKELARSELFGHLRGSFTGAVENSEGFMAFANKGTLFLDEIGELPIEVQAALLRVLENKTYRRVGEKEERRVDIRLVFATNRELVKEVAEGRFHEALFHRINVFNIEMPSLRERREDIPLLVEFFLSRLTAGQAPFRISDRAMKCLTGYDWPGNVRELRNVMERSIILSENSLITEHALPREFLEPARAEEEILTLEAKEQEHITKVLNFYDNNRSLAAEALGICRKTLYRKIRQYNLF, from the coding sequence GTGAATAGTTCTTATTGTGTCCTTGTGGTCGACGACGAACCGTCCATCGGCAAGCTCCTGCTCAAGGAACTGACCACCCCGGCCCGGGCCGTCCATGTGGCGGCCTCGGCCCGGGAGGCCAAGGAATTGCTGGCTAAAAACGAATACGAGGTGGCTGTCCTGGACATCCGCCTGCCCGATGCCAACGGCCTGGAGCTCATGGTCGAACTGCGCCAGCGACAGGAAGATTTGGAAACCATCCTCATCACCGGGCACGGGGCCATCGACACCGCGGTCGAGGCCATGAAACTCGGGGCCTTTGACTACGTGACCAAGCCCTTTAATCTGGCCGAACTGGAATTGCTGATCGAACGCGCCTACCAGCGCACCTATCTGCGCCGGGAAAACCGCCGCCTGCGCCATTTCCAGGGCCAGACCCCGCCGGTGCAGCTGGTCGGCAATTCTCCGGCCATCAAGCAGGTGCGCTACCTCATCGAAAAAGTCGCCCCGACCGAAGTGCCGGTCCTCATTACCGGCGAATCCGGAGCTGGCAAGGAAGTGGCCGCCCACCTGATCCAGACCCTGTCCAAACGGGCGGACAAACCGTTTTTTATCAAGAACTGCGCCACCCTCCAAAAAGAACTGGCCCGCAGCGAGCTCTTTGGGCATCTGCGCGGTTCCTTTACCGGCGCAGTGGAGAACAGCGAAGGTTTCATGGCCTTTGCCAACAAGGGAACGCTGTTTCTTGACGAAATCGGCGAACTGCCCATCGAGGTCCAGGCGGCCCTGCTCCGGGTGCTCGAAAACAAGACCTACCGCCGGGTGGGGGAAAAAGAAGAGCGCCGGGTGGATATCCGGCTGGTCTTTGCCACCAACCGCGAGCTGGTCAAGGAAGTGGCCGAGGGCCGCTTTCACGAGGCGCTTTTCCACCGCATCAACGTCTTTAATATCGAGATGCCGTCGCTGCGGGAACGCCGCGAGGACATCCCGCTGTTGGTGGAATTTTTCCTGTCGCGCCTCACCGCCGGACAGGCCCCGTTTCGCATTTCCGACCGGGCCATGAAATGCCTGACCGGCTATGACTGGCCGGGCAATGTGCGCGAACTGCGAAACGTCATGGAACGCTCCATCATCCTGTCGGAAAACAGCCTCATTACCGAACATGCCCTGCCGCGCGAATTCCTGGAACCGGCCCGGGCCGAGGAAGAAATCCTGACCCTGGAGGCCAAGGAGCAGGAGCACATCACCAAGGTCCTCAATTTCTACGACAACAACCGCTCCCTGGCGGCCGAGGCCCTTGGCATCTGTCGCAAGACGCTCTACCGCAAAATCCGCCAGTACAATCTCTTTTAG
- a CDS encoding HdeA/HdeB family chaperone, with translation MPCLLRTFVCTAVLALALAGPALAKKQQQPQNIDFGAVTCKEFVMEIADADEDSAGIILMWLDGYLSGVSGDTKLNWKTLETFSGALMEACAKKPGQKVLDVAREVGIN, from the coding sequence ATGCCTTGTCTGCTTCGCACTTTTGTCTGCACCGCCGTCCTGGCCCTGGCCCTGGCCGGCCCGGCCCTGGCCAAGAAACAACAGCAGCCCCAGAACATCGATTTCGGCGCCGTCACCTGCAAGGAATTCGTCATGGAAATTGCCGACGCCGATGAAGACTCCGCCGGCATCATCCTCATGTGGCTGGACGGCTACTTAAGCGGCGTCTCCGGCGACACCAAACTCAACTGGAAAACCCTGGAAACCTTCTCCGGCGCGCTCATGGAAGCCTGCGCCAAGAAACCGGGCCAAAAGGTACTCGACGTGGCCAGGGAAGTCGGCATCAACTAG
- a CDS encoding 4Fe-4S dicluster domain-containing protein yields MAAKYISREKLPEWLKALAAERRVLVPVEEGGSVVFRAYDPAKTPVFGSDATAPPKGSIFPASQELFSFACGKEGEDVKPTLTLEAHTEAQPTVVFGSKPCGARGFLIFDRVYMGKKYPDPYYIAAREATVFVTMACDTVENTCFCHWVGSGPADAAGSDLLLTPVAGGYLVEAVSDKGAPFLDSPVLTDGSAKTAEAEAVKTKTREALGEAPDIANAPAALLERFDDMEFWRDQSDKCISCGACTYLCPTCYCFSITDEGSGLAGKRLRSWDACMHFQFTLEASGHNPRPTKAHRLKNRVGHKFSYYPTLHDGLIACCGCGRCVKSCPVSVDIREIVQNAVAKAKA; encoded by the coding sequence ATGGCCGCCAAATACATCTCCCGGGAAAAACTCCCCGAGTGGCTCAAGGCCCTGGCTGCCGAACGCCGGGTGCTCGTCCCCGTCGAGGAAGGCGGCAGCGTGGTGTTTCGGGCCTACGATCCGGCCAAAACGCCGGTCTTCGGCTCAGACGCCACCGCCCCGCCCAAGGGTTCCATCTTCCCTGCCAGCCAGGAGCTTTTCAGCTTTGCCTGCGGCAAGGAAGGCGAGGACGTCAAACCCACCCTGACCCTCGAAGCCCATACCGAGGCCCAGCCCACGGTCGTCTTCGGGTCCAAACCCTGCGGCGCACGCGGATTCCTGATCTTCGACCGCGTCTACATGGGCAAGAAGTACCCTGATCCGTATTACATCGCCGCCCGCGAAGCCACGGTGTTTGTCACCATGGCCTGCGACACGGTGGAAAACACCTGCTTTTGCCACTGGGTGGGGTCCGGCCCGGCCGACGCCGCCGGTTCCGACCTGCTTTTGACCCCGGTTGCGGGCGGTTATCTGGTCGAAGCGGTCAGCGACAAGGGCGCGCCGTTTCTCGACAGCCCGGTCCTGACCGACGGCTCGGCCAAGACGGCCGAGGCCGAAGCGGTCAAGACCAAGACCCGTGAGGCCCTGGGCGAGGCTCCGGACATCGCCAATGCGCCGGCCGCGTTGCTTGAGCGGTTTGACGACATGGAGTTCTGGCGCGACCAGTCGGACAAATGCATCAGCTGCGGGGCCTGCACCTACCTGTGCCCCACCTGCTACTGCTTCTCCATCACCGACGAAGGGTCCGGCCTGGCCGGCAAGCGCCTGCGCTCCTGGGACGCCTGCATGCACTTCCAGTTCACCCTGGAAGCCTCGGGCCACAACCCCCGGCCGACCAAGGCCCATCGCTTGAAAAACCGCGTTGGCCACAAGTTCAGCTATTATCCGACCCTGCATGATGGGTTGATCGCCTGTTGCGGCTGCGGCCGGTGCGTGAAAAGCTGCCCGGTTTCCGTGGATATCCGCGAAATCGTGCAAAACGCCGTCGCCAAGGCCAAGGCCTAG